Proteins from a single region of Cryptococcus neoformans var. grubii H99 chromosome 5, complete sequence:
- a CDS encoding oxidoreductase, whose product MFPRQPLLTKLTKPSHFIRPILTTRHFRTTSLAMGDDQPKIITAYPELTDIKAQQQKLPGKDVDMDPLAEFTKLETWDDDGKPYLKEYAGSGKLKGKKAIITGGDSGIGRAAAQMLAREGADVTIVYLPEEEEDAQRVKKAIEQDGQQCLTIAHDLMQADKAADVVKQHMDKFGKLDILVNNASKQIMSKSITEIELENVESTFRSNILAMFALTKAAVPHLKRGSAIINTSSVTAFKGSATMVDYASTKGAIVAYTRALAVQLAPQGIRVNGVCPGPVYTPLQPASRPADNMEGWSVGGPPLHGRASMPAEMGPAYVFLASSDANAMTGHFLHLNNGQWLG is encoded by the exons ATGTTCCCAAGACAGCCGCTACTTACAAAGCTCACAAAGCCTTCTCATTTCATCCGTCCTATCCTCACCACAAGACATTTCAGAACTACATCACTTGCAATGGGAGACGATCAGCCTAAAATCATCACCGCTTACCCC GAGCTTACCGATATCAAAGcccagcagcagaagcTTCCAGGCAAGGATGTGGACATGGATCCGCTTGCCGAGTTTACCAAGCTGGAAACCTGGGACGATGACGGCAAGCCATACTTGAAGGAATACGCTGGAAGTGGGAAGctgaagggcaagaaggccATCATTACTGGAGGCGATTCTGGTATTGGGAGAGCTGCAGCCCAAATGCTTGCCCGCGAAGGTGCAGATGTAACCATTGTGTACCTTcctgaggaggaagaaga TGCCCAACGAGTTAAAAAGGCTATCGAACAAGATGGACAGCAGTGCCTTACAATCGCTCATGACCTCATGCAAGCCGACAAGGCAGCAGATGTCGTCAAGCAGCACATGGACAAATTTGGCAAGCTGGATATCCTGGTGAACAATGCCAGTAAGCAAATCATGTCCAAGTCCATCACAGAAATCGAG CTTGAAAACGTCGAAAGCACATTCAGAAGCAACATTCTTGCCATGTTTGCCCTCACTAAAGCCGCAGTTCCTCATCTCAAGCGCGGATCAGCCATCATCAACACCTCTTCTGTTACCGCCTTCAAGGGATCCGCTACTATGGTCGATTATGCTTCCACTAAAGGAGCCATTGTCGCTTATACCAGGGCATTGGCTGTACAACTCGCCCCCCAGGGTATTCGGGTAAATGGTGTCTGCCCTGGCCCCGTTTATACTCCTTTGCAGCCAGCTTCTAGGCCTGCTGACAACATGGAGGGATGGTCTGTCGGTGGTCCTCCCTTACACGGTCGAGCTTCTATGCCCGCCGAGATGGGTCCGGCATACG TATtccttgcctcttctgACGCAAATGCTATGACTGGTCATTTCCTGCACCTCAACAACGGCCAGTGGCTTGGTTAG